The Halobacillus ihumii genomic sequence CAAATGAAAAACACCGTCCCATTGAACTAAACCATTTGGGTCGTTTAGTAAACCAACTGGCGGCATATGGTGGTAACTTAGTCTATAGTGGTCCTGATTGACCCGTTCCTCCTTCTCTTCGATAGCCGCTGCAGCTTTATTTCGTAATTCCCTATCTTTAGTGTTCATGTTATTCCTCCAAGCCTTCTAAGTATTTGGGGTGATCAAATCCGTCCTAAGCTTTTCTGCATTTGCAGATTAAATTATTTTTTCCGTTATGACAAGCCTATCAGGATCCGCTTGAAACAGAAAGAAGCCTAGGGGCTCCCCTAGACTGTCTTCATCACTCGTTTATTTTGTTTTCACTGTCATGATGCCTGTTTCTCCAGCAGTTGCTGTTTCATTATACGACGGTTCAAAATGTTCGACCACTTCATCAAAATTAGTAATAATAACCGGTGTTGTTGTACTTTTAGCTTTCTCATTAACAAGATCCATATCAAACGTGATTAAGGGGTCTCCCGGCCGGACACGATCACCAGCGCTGACATGCCCTTCAAAACCTTCTCCTTCCATCGAGACTGTTTCAAGCCCAATATGAACGAGCACTTCTACGCCGGACTTCGTTTTAATGCCCACGGCGTGTTTCGTTGGAAATACTTGAACCACCTCTCCAGCTATCGGGCTGACTACTTTTCCATCTGTAGGTTCAACAGCTACACCGTTGCCCATCATTCGCTGACTGAAAACTGGATCTGGTACATCATCCAAAGAAACCACTTTTCCTGTTAAGGGAGCTACAAATTGTTCTTCTACACTTTTATTTCCACCAAATAGTTTTTTGAACATATCATCAAAACCTTTCTGTAATTAAAAAAAGCTATCTATACTTTTCCCTTGATTGCAATCTGTAAACGTGAGCTTAAACATAGAGACCCACCAGATCTTTTACATGAAAAAGATAGGATAGGACAAACTGATACAAAAGCCATCAAGGAGGATCTACATGCATTGGACAAAACCTGAACCTATGTGGAGAGAAGATACAAAGCTTCCCACATTTGAACCACTAAAGCAATCCACCTCCACGCCGATTACTATCGTGGGGGGCGGAATCACTGGAATAACAACAGCCTACATGCTGGCTAAGGAAGGAAAAAAAGTTACCCTGCTGGAAGCTGACGAGCTGTTCAACGGGACAACCGGCCATACTACCGCAAAAGTAACGGCCCAACATGGGCTTATCTATCACGAACTCATCGAACACTTTGGTGAAGAAGGGGCTGCGCTCTATTATCAAGCCCAGGAAGACGCGATCGCATGGATTGAGAAACATATAAACGATCATTCCATTAAGTGTGATTGGACACGTGAAGATGCCTATATTTTCGCTACCACAGAAAAAGGTGCTAAAAAAATCAAAAAAGAACAGCAGGCCTACGAACGACTTGATATAGCGGGTGAACATTTGAACGAACTTCCTTTTGATACAGAAACATCGGGAGTTCTGAGTATGCGTAATCAGGCTCAATTTCATCCTTTGCATTATTTGTCCCATTTAGTGGATGAGATTGTGGCGATGGGCGGTAAGATTTATGAACATACGAAAGCAGTCCAAGTAAAAGAAGGAGATAATATTGAGATCGAAACAGGAAATGGAGCTACCGTGACCAGCGAATACCTTATTTCCTGTAGCCATTTTCCTTTTAATGATAAAAAAGGTATGTATTTTAGCAGAATGTATGCAGAGCGCTCTTATGCGATCGCTATCGAGCCTGAAAAAGAATGGGACAACGGTATGTATTTATCCATTGATGACCCTAAACGTTCAATACGATCTGCAACATTCGACGACAAAAACATTTTGCTGATCGGTGGTGAAAGTCATCGTACTGGAGAGGGAGCCGATATGTCTTCACACTATAAAGCTCTTGAAGAGTATGCGGCTCGTACATTTGGGATCAAGAATAAATTATTCCAATGGTCTGCACAGGACTTAATTACGTTAGATAAGGTCCCATACATTGGACCTGTCACGATGAATGATAGACGGGTTTTCTTAGCCACAGGCTTTAGAAAATGGGGAATGACAAACAGTACGGTGGCAGGAAAATTGATTACCGATTACATTATGGAACGTGAATCGGAGTATCATTCCGTCTTTACTCCTTCTCGGTTCAAGGGCGACCCAAGTTTGAAACGATTTCTTTCCAACAATTTAAATGTCGCAGCTCATTTAGTTGAGGGTAAGGTTGAATTAGTGGATAAGGAACCACGGGATTTGAAAAAAGGCGAAGGAGCTGTTATCCAATTTGAAGGCAAACGAGCGGGAGCCTTTAAAGATGAGGAAGGTGAGCTTCATCTATTGGATACGACCTGTACTCACTTGGGCTGTGAAGTAGAGTGGAACAGTGGTGAACACACATGGGATTGTCCTTGTCACGGATCACGTTTTTCTTATGATGGTGCGGTCATGGAAGGACCGGCCAAACACCCCCTCGAAAAACTATCCCTTGAAAACACTAGAGAAACTTATATTATCCCTGATGATCCAGAAGCATTTGAAGAATCAACTGATCATCATTAGAAAGAGCGCTTAGCAGGCGCTCTTTTTTTGTGGAAACCTTTTTCTTTCCAATTATTATTAAATTAGCTTAAAATGACTTCATCACATATTGTTCACCATGAAAGGATTATGCTTATGGCAGATGATAGTAAACTGGGTATTCTTTACACGGCAGGCGCTTATATTATTTGGGGATTCCTTCCAATCTATTGGAAACTACTTCAGCAGCTCCCCGCGTTTGAAATTTTAGCTAACCGAATCGTCTGGTCTTTTGTGTTTATGCTTGCTGTCGTCACCACTCTTAATAAATGGAAACCGCTTATTGCTGAATCGAAACGAGTTTGGGCGAATAAACGGAGTCTGATTGGGATAACACTCGCTTCATTCACTATCAGTCTCAACTGGCTTACCTACATATGGGCCGTCAACAATAACCACGTAGTGGAAGCGAGTCTTGGCTATTATATCAATCCGTTAGTAAGCATTCTGCTCGGTATGATCGTACTGAAAGAGACTTTTTCTAAACCGCAGTGGATCGCATTTATTTTAGCGGCTAGCGGTGTGCTCTAC encodes the following:
- a CDS encoding FAD-dependent oxidoreductase; protein product: MHWTKPEPMWREDTKLPTFEPLKQSTSTPITIVGGGITGITTAYMLAKEGKKVTLLEADELFNGTTGHTTAKVTAQHGLIYHELIEHFGEEGAALYYQAQEDAIAWIEKHINDHSIKCDWTREDAYIFATTEKGAKKIKKEQQAYERLDIAGEHLNELPFDTETSGVLSMRNQAQFHPLHYLSHLVDEIVAMGGKIYEHTKAVQVKEGDNIEIETGNGATVTSEYLISCSHFPFNDKKGMYFSRMYAERSYAIAIEPEKEWDNGMYLSIDDPKRSIRSATFDDKNILLIGGESHRTGEGADMSSHYKALEEYAARTFGIKNKLFQWSAQDLITLDKVPYIGPVTMNDRRVFLATGFRKWGMTNSTVAGKLITDYIMERESEYHSVFTPSRFKGDPSLKRFLSNNLNVAAHLVEGKVELVDKEPRDLKKGEGAVIQFEGKRAGAFKDEEGELHLLDTTCTHLGCEVEWNSGEHTWDCPCHGSRFSYDGAVMEGPAKHPLEKLSLENTRETYIIPDDPEAFEESTDHH
- a CDS encoding PTS sugar transporter subunit IIA, whose protein sequence is MFKKLFGGNKSVEEQFVAPLTGKVVSLDDVPDPVFSQRMMGNGVAVEPTDGKVVSPIAGEVVQVFPTKHAVGIKTKSGVEVLVHIGLETVSMEGEGFEGHVSAGDRVRPGDPLITFDMDLVNEKAKSTTTPVIITNFDEVVEHFEPSYNETATAGETGIMTVKTK